Proteins found in one Corynebacterium sanguinis genomic segment:
- a CDS encoding leucyl aminopeptidase produces MTFEVSLPARGTTVELEFATEVPADPGVALVPVSTSDGLELPVTALAAQGLLESLEAVGARGKQGEVSRLLIDDHLTLSFGLGDSDEIDEDAVRRAAGALARNLTGVERATITTELGIRPIVEGLLLGGYSYTGLKAQPEEETAPTRITVVGSDSAESRAEFDRALIIAESALLARDLVNTPGNFLYPETYARIMEEVAGQCGLDVEVYDEEYLAANGFGGIVAVGQGSARPPRLVHLVWDGTEGASSRAIALVGKGITFDTGGISLKPAPQMEDMISDMGGSAAQLASIAAAARLGVNARIEAWLPLAENMPSGSATRPGDVITHYGGLTSEVLNTDAEGRLVLADALARASEDAPDYLIEVATLTGAQMVALGTRTTAVMGSDEFRDRVAEIGREVGENAWAMPLLVEQEGELRSPIADMRNVHNSRNGGMLYAGLYLSRFIHDDTQWVHMDIAGPSWNTGSVHGYTPKRATGTPVRTIVEALSELAGK; encoded by the coding sequence ATGACGTTCGAGGTTTCGCTGCCGGCACGCGGCACCACCGTTGAGCTGGAATTCGCCACGGAGGTTCCGGCTGATCCGGGTGTTGCGCTCGTGCCCGTATCCACTAGCGACGGTCTGGAGCTGCCGGTCACGGCGCTCGCCGCCCAGGGACTGCTGGAGAGCCTCGAGGCCGTCGGCGCGCGAGGCAAGCAGGGCGAAGTGAGCCGCTTGCTTATCGACGACCACCTGACGCTGTCCTTCGGCCTCGGCGACTCCGATGAGATCGACGAAGACGCCGTGCGCCGCGCCGCCGGCGCTCTCGCACGCAACCTCACCGGCGTCGAGCGCGCCACGATCACCACCGAGCTGGGCATCCGCCCCATCGTCGAGGGGCTCCTACTCGGCGGCTACAGCTACACGGGGCTGAAGGCCCAGCCGGAGGAGGAGACCGCGCCGACGCGCATCACCGTCGTCGGTAGCGACTCCGCCGAGTCCCGCGCGGAGTTCGACCGCGCCCTCATCATCGCCGAATCCGCGCTGCTCGCCCGCGACTTGGTCAACACCCCCGGCAACTTCCTCTACCCGGAGACCTACGCGCGCATCATGGAGGAAGTCGCCGGCCAGTGCGGGCTTGACGTGGAGGTCTACGACGAGGAGTACCTCGCGGCCAACGGGTTCGGCGGCATCGTCGCCGTGGGCCAGGGCTCCGCGCGCCCGCCGCGGCTCGTTCATCTGGTGTGGGACGGCACCGAGGGGGCGTCGTCACGCGCGATTGCTCTGGTGGGCAAGGGCATCACGTTCGATACTGGCGGGATTTCGCTGAAGCCCGCGCCGCAGATGGAGGACATGATTTCCGACATGGGCGGCTCGGCCGCTCAGCTGGCCTCCATCGCCGCCGCCGCGCGCCTCGGCGTCAACGCGCGCATCGAAGCATGGCTGCCGCTGGCGGAGAACATGCCCTCGGGCAGCGCCACGCGCCCCGGTGACGTGATCACCCACTACGGTGGGCTGACCAGCGAGGTTCTCAACACCGATGCCGAGGGGCGCCTCGTGCTTGCCGACGCCCTCGCCCGCGCTTCCGAAGATGCCCCCGACTACCTTATCGAGGTCGCCACGCTGACCGGCGCGCAAATGGTGGCGCTGGGCACCCGCACCACCGCGGTCATGGGCAGCGACGAATTCCGCGACCGCGTCGCCGAGATCGGCCGCGAAGTCGGCGAGAACGCCTGGGCCATGCCGCTGCTAGTGGAGCAGGAGGGGGAGCTGCGCTCCCCGATCGCCGATATGCGCAACGTGCACAATTCCCGCAACGGCGGCATGCTCTACGCTGGGCTCTACCTGTCCCGATTCATCCACGATGACACGCAGTGGGTGCACATGGACATCGCCGGGCCGTCCTGGAACACCGGGAGTGTGCACGGCTACACGCCGAAGCGCGCCACGGGCACGCCGGTGCGCACCATCGTGGAGGCGCTGAGCGAGCTGGCTGGCAAGTAG
- a CDS encoding branched-chain amino acid aminotransferase, producing the protein MTTLNSTEFTVTNNPNPTPDAERAEVLREPKFGQVFTDHMVSIDWSRERGWHDPQVRRYGPISLDPAASVLHYGQAIFEGLKAYRNRGGGITTFRPEQNAARMRSSARRLAMPELPDELFLESLRQLVTIDEAWVPEAGGESSLYLRPFMIANEASLGVKPSSSYTFYVIASPVGAYFRGGVKPVSVWISEDYVRAAPGGTGDAKFAGNYAASLLAQAQAEQKGCDQVVWLDAIERSYIEEMGGMNLMFVYGSEDSAEGVTIVTPSLSGSLLPGITRDSILQVAKDLGYGTEERRITVDQWRDGVASGEITETLACGTAAVITPVGKVLSNSGEFTIGGNEAGDVSMKLRKQLRAIQEGEVEDTHGWNHVLVEAPATA; encoded by the coding sequence ATGACCACCCTGAACTCCACTGAATTCACTGTCACGAACAACCCCAACCCAACTCCGGACGCCGAGCGCGCCGAGGTTTTGCGGGAGCCGAAGTTCGGGCAGGTATTCACCGACCACATGGTCTCCATTGATTGGAGCAGGGAACGCGGTTGGCACGATCCGCAGGTCCGCCGCTACGGGCCGATCTCGCTCGACCCCGCGGCGAGCGTGCTGCACTACGGCCAGGCGATCTTCGAGGGCTTGAAGGCGTATCGTAACCGCGGCGGTGGGATCACTACGTTCCGCCCCGAGCAGAACGCCGCGCGCATGCGCTCGTCCGCGCGCCGACTCGCCATGCCGGAGCTTCCCGACGAGCTGTTTCTGGAGTCGCTGCGTCAGCTCGTCACCATCGACGAAGCGTGGGTCCCCGAAGCCGGCGGGGAATCGTCTCTGTACCTGCGCCCGTTCATGATCGCTAACGAGGCATCCCTTGGTGTCAAGCCGTCCTCGTCCTACACCTTCTACGTCATTGCCTCGCCGGTTGGCGCGTACTTCCGCGGCGGCGTGAAGCCGGTGTCGGTGTGGATCTCCGAGGACTACGTGCGCGCCGCGCCGGGCGGCACCGGCGACGCGAAGTTCGCCGGCAACTACGCCGCGTCCCTGCTCGCGCAGGCCCAGGCGGAGCAGAAGGGCTGCGACCAGGTCGTGTGGCTCGACGCCATCGAGCGCTCCTACATCGAAGAGATGGGCGGCATGAACCTGATGTTCGTCTACGGGTCCGAGGACTCTGCCGAGGGCGTCACCATCGTCACCCCGTCGCTGTCTGGCTCGCTGTTGCCGGGTATCACCCGCGACTCCATCCTGCAGGTGGCAAAGGACCTCGGCTACGGCACCGAGGAGCGTCGCATCACTGTCGATCAGTGGCGCGACGGTGTCGCCTCCGGCGAGATCACCGAGACGCTGGCTTGCGGCACCGCGGCCGTGATCACGCCTGTGGGCAAGGTGTTGTCCAACTCCGGCGAGTTCACCATCGGCGGCAACGAGGCGGGCGATGTGAGCATGAAGCTGCGCAAGCAGCTGCGCGCCATCCAGGAAGGCGAGGTCGAGGACACCCACGGGTGGAACCATGTGCTCGTCGAGGCGCCCGCCACCGCGTAG
- a CDS encoding nicotinate-nucleotide--dimethylbenzimidazole phosphoribosyltransferase, with translation MDVPDEAAAARVLEGLSVSVRGRSLGRLGEIAAWVASVTSSATPEPFDRARAIIVAGNHAVAQRGISALLPEATAVQVEEIRTGGGPANTAARMANCTLRLVDDFADAPHGSIDVEDAISQDVFNQALALGTQIADNEVDAGTDLIIPGDLGVGNTTVAAAVFGALTRTEPAVAIGRGSGINDEVWKVKVVAVRDAMFRVRGFRDDVPAVLRSISGPDFVTLVALIAQAAVRRTPVLIDGAYVAVAAFVAEKLAPGTKRWLIAGQLSPEPCHAVCVQALELTPVLALDMSTGQAAGAMLALPVINAAAELAGEELGGQEG, from the coding sequence GTGGATGTACCCGACGAGGCCGCAGCGGCCCGCGTGCTCGAAGGCCTTTCCGTCTCCGTGCGGGGGCGTTCCCTAGGCCGCCTGGGAGAGATCGCCGCCTGGGTCGCGTCCGTGACCTCGTCTGCTACCCCGGAACCGTTCGACCGGGCGCGCGCGATCATAGTCGCGGGTAACCACGCCGTGGCGCAGCGCGGCATTTCGGCGCTGCTGCCGGAGGCAACGGCCGTACAGGTCGAGGAGATCCGCACCGGCGGCGGCCCCGCCAACACCGCGGCGCGCATGGCCAACTGCACGCTGCGGCTTGTCGACGACTTCGCCGACGCCCCGCACGGCTCCATCGACGTCGAGGACGCGATAAGCCAGGACGTCTTCAACCAGGCGCTGGCCTTAGGCACCCAGATCGCCGACAACGAGGTCGACGCCGGCACGGACCTGATCATCCCCGGCGACCTCGGCGTGGGTAACACCACGGTCGCCGCGGCGGTGTTCGGCGCACTCACCCGCACGGAGCCCGCTGTGGCAATCGGGCGCGGCAGCGGCATCAACGACGAGGTGTGGAAGGTCAAGGTCGTCGCCGTGCGCGACGCCATGTTCCGCGTCCGCGGGTTCCGCGACGACGTCCCCGCGGTGCTGCGCTCAATATCGGGGCCGGACTTCGTCACGCTCGTCGCGTTGATCGCCCAGGCCGCGGTTCGCCGCACGCCCGTGCTTATCGACGGCGCGTACGTCGCCGTCGCCGCCTTCGTCGCAGAAAAACTCGCCCCGGGCACCAAGCGGTGGCTGATCGCCGGGCAGCTCAGCCCAGAGCCCTGCCACGCGGTATGCGTCCAGGCGCTCGAGCTCACCCCGGTGCTGGCGCTCGACATGTCCACCGGCCAGGCCGCCGGCGCGATGCTCGCCCTGCCCGTTATCAACGCGGCCGCCGAGCTCGCTGGTGAGGAGCTCGGCGGCCAGGAGGGCTAA
- a CDS encoding DUF3043 domain-containing protein: MKLPWQKTENTKAAAGSTKIELPQSTAGPSEPVDAATTREEKKLPKGYTPPKGRPTPKRIEQEVKRGVVRDPNALTPAQQNQRNKELRKSMSKEEWKAYKKKQRDERRASNREMQARMDQGDERYLMDRDKGEVRRYVRDWIDSRYFINNWVMPIALVILVLTFLVSFASPQVANIITFISMAFMLTIIAEGFIIGRSANKAVRAKFPDTDETGFPLGMYAFSRATQPRKWRTPKPQVAAGSKVQ; encoded by the coding sequence GTGAAACTTCCGTGGCAGAAAACCGAGAACACCAAGGCGGCTGCCGGCTCCACCAAAATTGAGCTGCCGCAGTCCACTGCAGGCCCAAGCGAGCCTGTCGACGCCGCCACAACGCGGGAGGAAAAGAAGCTCCCCAAGGGCTACACCCCGCCGAAGGGCCGCCCGACCCCGAAGCGCATTGAGCAGGAGGTCAAGCGCGGTGTCGTGCGCGACCCCAACGCGCTGACGCCCGCGCAGCAGAACCAGCGCAACAAGGAACTGCGCAAGTCCATGTCCAAAGAGGAGTGGAAGGCCTACAAGAAGAAGCAGCGCGATGAGCGCCGCGCCTCCAACCGCGAGATGCAGGCCCGGATGGACCAGGGCGACGAGCGCTACCTGATGGACCGCGATAAGGGCGAGGTGCGCCGCTACGTGCGCGATTGGATCGATTCGCGCTACTTCATCAACAACTGGGTCATGCCCATCGCGCTGGTGATCCTGGTACTAACGTTCCTGGTGTCGTTTGCCAGCCCGCAGGTGGCCAACATCATTACGTTTATCTCCATGGCGTTTATGCTGACGATTATCGCCGAGGGCTTCATCATCGGCCGATCCGCGAACAAGGCCGTGCGCGCCAAGTTCCCCGACACGGATGAAACCGGCTTCCCGCTAGGCATGTACGCCTTCTCTCGCGCCACCCAGCCGCGCAAGTGGCGCACGCCGAAGCCGCAGGTCGCAGCCGGATCGAAGGTTCAGTAG
- a CDS encoding HesB/IscA family protein encodes MTAPTSTTGVTLTDAAAAKAKALLDQEGRNDLALRIAVQPGGCAGLRYQLYFDDRDLDGDKADEIGGVRLVVDKMSVPYLMGATIDFADTIEQQGFTIDNPNAGGSCACGDSFN; translated from the coding sequence ATGACTGCACCCACCTCCACCACCGGCGTCACGCTGACCGACGCTGCCGCGGCTAAGGCCAAGGCCCTCCTCGACCAGGAAGGACGCAACGACCTCGCGCTGCGCATTGCCGTTCAGCCGGGCGGCTGCGCTGGCCTGCGCTACCAGCTGTACTTCGACGACCGCGATCTCGACGGCGACAAGGCCGACGAGATCGGCGGCGTCCGTCTCGTCGTAGACAAGATGAGCGTGCCCTACCTGATGGGCGCGACCATTGACTTCGCCGACACCATCGAGCAGCAGGGCTTCACCATCGACAACCCCAACGCTGGCGGGTCCTGCGCCTGCGGCGACTCGTTCAACTAA